Proteins from one Salmo salar chromosome ssa07, Ssal_v3.1, whole genome shotgun sequence genomic window:
- the LOC106608743 gene encoding uncharacterized protein: MACIYVSALVLYGFCLTPVILVSPPPSVVVHPGDNVTLQCTDVLKGPGHFAWFKQVNVSEPLCIVSMYSSQPYVTHHNGFQPSHMEMFINNKIIFLKITEVDVADSGLYCCGMYDQYFIFTNMTFLMVPGYKDSDKEPEQRSEGEDDEPIMYPFPLVEFLGVVTAVLLIIILILVLKIIQDAKRQNTGPDSQRQLQNYQIQDPDALNYAALNFTSKKMKMERRREKELDTHVVYAATR, from the exons ATGGCATGCATATATGTATCAGCTCTAGTCCTCTACGGCTTCT GTTTGACCCCTGTCATCTTGGTCTCTCCGCCACCCTCAGTGGTGGTCCATCCTGGGGATAATGTCACCCTACAGTGCACTGATGTCCTTAAAGGACCAGGGCACTTTGCCTGGTTCAAACAAGTCAACGTCTCAGAGCCTCTGTGCATCGTGTCTATGTACAGCTCTCAGCCGTATGTCACGCATCACAATGGTTTTCAGCCCAGCCATATGGAAATGTTCATCAACAATAAAATAATCTTCCTCAAAATCACAGAGGTGGATGTAGCTGATTCTGGTCTGTACTGCTGTGGAATGTACGATCAATACTTCATCTTCACCAACATGACTTTCCTGATGGTTCCAG GTTACAAGGATTCTGACAAAGAGCCAGAGCAACGTTCTGAAG GAGAGGATGATGAACCCATCATGTACCCCTTTCCCCTGGTTGAGTTCCTGGGTGTTGTGACTGCTGTCCTCCTGATAATCATCCTCATCTTGGTCCTCAAGATCATACAAGATGCAAAAAGACAAAACACAG GACCTGATTCTCAAAGACAACTACAAAATTATCAG ATCCAAGATCCAGATGCATTGAATTATGCTGCCCTGAATTTCACCTCCAAGAAGATgaagatggagaggagaagagagaaggagctggACACCCATGTAGTGTATGCTGCTACAAGATGA